The DNA window GATTTCGGCGCGCCCGACGGACCCGCCGATCTGGCCTTCCTCATCGCCGCCCCCGAGTCCGGCGGTGCGGAGCACATGAAGCTGTTGTCCAGTCTGGCACGGGCTTTGGTGCGCAAGGACTTCGTCGAGTCGCTGCGGCAGGCATCGACACCCGCCGAAGTGGTCACGCTCGTCGACGAAGTGCTCAACCCCGATACGCCCGCTCTCGCAAATGAACCCGCTGCGGAGCGGACCAGGACGCTGCTCGCGGTCACCGCCTGCCCGACCGGCATCGCGCACACCTACATGGCGGCCGATTCACTGGTCGCCGCGGCCAAGGACGCCGGCGTGGCCCTTCATGTCGAGACACAGGGATCCTCCGGCAGCACGCCCATCGATGCGACGACGATCGCGGCGGCCGACGCCGTCATCTTCGCCACCGATGTCGGCGTCAAGGACAGGCACCGCTTCGCGGGCAAGCCCGTCATCGCATCCGGGGTGAAACGGGCGATCAACGAGCCCGGCAAGATGATCGCCGAAGCCCTTGCCGCCGCGGATAATCCGAATGCACCCCGCGTCGGCGGTGCCGGGCCGTCCGCACCGAGCGCGACACCTGCAGAGGGCGTCGGCTGGGGCACCCGCACGCGTCAGATTCTGCTCACCGGCGTGAGTTACATGATCCCGTTCGTCGCCGCCGGTGGCCTGCTGATCGCACTCGGATTTCTGTTCGGTGGCTACGAACTCGGCAATCCGCCCGACGGCGAGAAACCCTCGCTGCCGTTCGGATTCGGCTCGATGGGCAACCTCATCGCCAGCACCAATTCGCTCACCGACCTACCACCCGGTGGCTTGATGCAGTATCTCGGCGCGGTGTTGTTGACGCTGGGCGGGCTGGCATTCATGTTCCTCGTACCGGCATTGGCCGGCTACATCTCGTTCGCGATCGCGGACCGACCGGGTATCGCACCGGGATTCACCGCGGGTGCTGTGGCGGTCTTCGTCGGCGGCGGCTTCATCGGCGGCATCGTCGGCGGGCTGATCGCCGGCTTCACCGCGCTGTGGATAAGCCGGATCGCCGCCCCGCGGTGGCTTCGCGGATTGATGCCGGTGGTGATCATCCCGTTGATCGCATCGCTTGTCGTCGGCCTGTTGATGTTCCTGCTGCTCGGCCGTCCGCTGGCGGCAATCACTTCTGGCCTGACAAGCTGGCTCGGCGGCATGTCGGGCAGCTCCGTCATCATCCTCGGCGTCATCCTCGGCCTGATGATGTGCTTCGACCTCGGTGGACCGGTCAACAAAGCCGCCTACGCATTCGCGACCGCGGGCCTCAATGTCGCCGACCCGTCATCGCTGCGCATCATGGCAGCGGTGATGGCCGCGGGCATGGTTCCACCGCTGGCGATGGCGCTGGCCTCAACGGTCCGGCCGAAGATCTTCACCGAACCCGAGCGGGAGAACGGCAGGGCCGCGTGGCTTCTCGGTGCATCGTTCATCTCGGAGGGGGCGATCCCATTCGCCGCGGCTGATCCGCTGCGTGTCATCCCGTCGATGATGTTCGGCGGCGCCATCACCGGCGCATTGATCATGTCCTTCGACGTCACGCTGAAAGCGCCGCATGGCGGGATATTCGTCTTCTTCGCCATCGGGAACCTGCTGTGGTTCCTCGTCGCCCTCGCAGTCGGCACCGTGGCTGGCGCACTTGCCGTCATCTCCGCCAAGCAGTTCGCCAAGCCCGCCGCGGACGTCGAGCAGGCGCCTGCACTCGCGGCGGCCTGACCCCACCACCCCCACCACCCCTACCACCGAAGGAGATCACTTATGCCCGCCAAGACCGTCATCGTCGGATCGTCGATCGGCCTGCACGCCCGCCCCGCGGCCATCATCGCCGAAGAGGTGGTGAAAGCAGGGGTGCCCGTGTTTCTCTCGCTGGACGGCGGTGAGCCCGTCGACGCGGGTTCGGCGCTGATGATCATGACGCTGGGCGCGGGCAACGGCGCCCAGGTGACCGTGGCCTGTGACGACGCCGACGTACTGAACACCGTCGCGGGGCTGGTGCAGCAAGACCTCGACGCCTGACCCAGGCGACCTGCTCCGGCACAAGATTGCGGGCCTGACCCCCCGCGCGGGCCCTTAAGATTGGCTGCGTGCAATCAGGCAGTCGGCTTGACGTGAGAATTTGCGCTGCGCAGGGGACCCTCAAGGGTTTGCTGTGGGCGCACCGGCATACTGCCAGCTGGTCGAGCTTCGGGGGAGGTGCGTAACGCGTGCACCGCATAGGTGTGCTGCTGGTGGTGTTGTTGCTGGCGTTGTTCAGCGCTCCGCCTGCAGTGGCGATCGAACCGCCCACGATCGATCCAGCAGCTGTGCCGCCCGACGAGACGGGTCCCGATCAGCCCACCGAACAGCGTCGGGTCTGCTCGGCGCCCACGGCATTTCCCAACTCGAATTTCGCCGACAGGCCCTGGGCGAATGACTATCTGCGCCTCACCGAGGCGCGCAAGTTCGCAACGGGTGCGGGGATAACCGTCGCCGTCATCGACACCGGGGTCAACGGCTCGCCACGGGTGCCCGCGGAGCCCGGCGGTGACTTCGTGGACCAAGCGGGGAACGGCATGTCCGACTGCGATTCCCACGGGACGCTCACCGCGTCGATCATCGCCGGCAGACCCGCGCCGACAGACGGGTTCATCGGGGTCGCGCCCGACGCCCGCATCCTGTCGTTGCGGCAGACGTCGGAGGCGTTTCAACCCGTCGGCGCACGCACCGATCCCAATGACCCGAACACGACGCAGACTGCGGGGTCACTGCGAAGTCTGGCGCGCGCCGTCGTGCACGCGGCCAACCTCGGCGCGCAGGTCATCAACATCAGCGAGGCGGCCTGCTACAAGGTGACCAGGCCGATCGATGAAACCGGCCTCGGCGCCGCGATCAACTACGCGGTCAACGTCAAGGGCGCGGTCATCATCGTCGCGGCCGGCAACACTGGTCAGGACTGCAGCCAGAACCCGCCGCCCGATCCCGCGGTACCCGCCGATCCACGCGGCTGGAAGCGGGTATCGACGATCGTCAGTCCGGCGTGGTATTCGCCGCTGGTGCTCACCGTCGGCGGCGTCGCCCAGAACGGTCAGCCAAGCACCTTCTCCATGTCCGGGCCGTGGGTGGGCGCCGCGGCACCGGCCGAGAACCTGGTCGCGCTGGGCTACGACGGAAGGCCCGTGAACGCGCTGACGGGCCAGGACGGTCCGATTCCGATCAGTGGCACCTCATTCGCGGCCGCCTACGTGTCCGGGCTGGCGGCATTGCTCAAACAACGCTTCCCCGTACTGACGCCCGCTCAGATCATGAACAGGATCACCGCGACGGCGCGGCACCCCGGGGGTGGCGTCGACAACTACGTCGGCGCCGGCGTCATCGACCCGGTGGCCGCGCTCACCTGGGACGTACCCGCGGGTCCGGAGCGAGTTCCCTACCAGGTCAAGGAGATTCCGGCGCCGGTGGTCATTCCGCCGCCGGACCGGGGGCCGATCACCGCCGTCGTCATCACCGGAGTCGGCCTGGCGCTCGCGTTGGGACTCGGCGCCCTCGCCCGCCGCGCTCTGAGGCGCCGATGAGCAGAATCACGTCCCTTTTCGGGCTGCGCTTCACCACCGGGCACGCCATCTGGGCGGCAGCGCTGATTCCGGCGTGCATCCTGCTGTTCATCGAGCTCGATCTGCTCTGGCTGGGGATCACCCTGGCGGTGATCATCGCTCTCGCAGCAGTACTGACGATTCGCGGCCGACGGCTCACCGGCTGGGTCGCCGCCGTGTTCGCGTGGCGGCGGCGCCACCGCAATGTTCCCGACCGGCCGTCGGAGCCGGCCGTCGGTTCCACGGTCATGCCCGGCGATCACGTCGCCGTCCGCTGGCAGGACGGTTACCTGGTGTCGGCCATAGAGCTGGTCCCGCGGCCGTTCACACCGACGGTGATCGTCAACGGAGAGGCCTATTCCGACGACGTGGTCGACACCCGACTGGTCGAGCGACTGGTGGCCGCACACTGCCCCGACCTGGAGTCCGATGTGGTATCGGCGGGATATCGAGTGGGCAAGACCGCACCCTCGAGCCTGGTGGCTCTGTACGAGCAGGTCGTCGGGCCGTACCCGGCACCGGCGAATCGGCGCACGTGGATCGTGCTGAGAGCAGACCCGGAGCACACGCGTAAATCGTCACAGCGGCGCGAGTCCGGGGTGGCCGGCCTGGCGCGATATCTCGTCGCGTCGGTGACCCGAATCGCAGATCAGTTGGCCAGCAACAGTATTGATGCCCAGGCCATCCGCAGCTTCGACGACTTCGATCGGGCGACCGAGATCAGCTTCGAGCGCGAGACATGGTCGGCGATCAAGGGTCGCAGCACCTTCACGGCCGCGTACACCGCCCCCGGCGGCCCCGACGTGTGGTGGTCGGCGCGTGCCGATCACACGATCACGCGAGTCCGCATCCGACCCGGTGAGGCTCCCACCGCAACCGTCCTGTTGACGACGCTCGCCAATCCGTCGACGCCGCGAGGGTTTTCCTGCCTGTTCGGCGGTCAGCGGGCCGCGTTGCACGGCATCAGCCCCGTCAACGACCGTCACTATGAGCTGCCCATCGGTTCTGCCGGGGTCCTCGTCGGTGAGACTGCGGACCGCTATCCGGTGTACATGCCCTTCGACGACATGGACGTGAGCATCAACCTCGGTGACGCGCGGTTGTTCACCCAGTTCGTCGTGCGATCGGCCGCCGCAGGCGCGGTGGTCACCCTGCTGCCGCAGTTCGCCGAGTTCGCCGGGTCCATCAACGGCCACATCGGACAGGAGGCCAAGGTGGCCTGGCCCAACGCCACCACGTACCTCGGTCCGCACCCCGGCGTCGGACGAGTTGTTCTGCGGGACAACTTCATCGACACCCCGCGCCATAAGCAACTGCCGATCCGGTTGATCAACCCCCGTGAGGAAAGCCGCTACCAGATGGCGCTGGAGGGCTGAGTCGGTGACCGTCCAACGAGTCGACCCAACCTCGCTCACCGGCCAAGCCGCCGAGATGAAGGGGCAGAACTGGCACAGCCCCTCCGAGGATGCGGTGACCCCACCGGACGCACTGCCCTCCACCAATGATGCGATCGCCAACCTCAACGCCAACGCGCAATCGCTGAAGGAGTTCGAGCGGTGGGCCGAAGTCGAGAACCAGCGCATTGCCGAGATGCTCGAAATCGCCGCGCAGGCCTACCAGAAGGTCGACGACGACTACGGCAAGGCGATCGACGATCCCGAACGCGCCGCCGCGGTCGCGGCCATCACCATTGCCTCTCCGCAGACACAGCCACCCGAAATCCCGGGTCCCCCAAGCACTCCGCGGCTACTCGACGCGAGCGGATACAGCAATGTAATCCAAACCCAGGCCGAGCTGAGTGCGCCTGACACCGGCACGTCGCTCAAGACCGCGATGTTGCAGTGGGGCATTGCGTCCAACCGTGTCGAGAACAACAAGCCGAAGCCTCCGCCCGGCGACTGGGAAGGTGAGGCCGCCGACGCCGCCTACGCACGAATGACCACGTTCGGCAACTGGCTGACTCAGCTGTCGGAGGCCTGGTACGACCTCGCCGAAGCCGCATCGAAAATCCTGTCGGCACATAATGAGGCGAAGAGCGCGCACGATCCCATCACCAAGGAGTACACCGAGCTGGAAGCGCGGATGCGTGAACTCGCCAACGTGACCGGGCCCCACGGCGGCGTCCGGGTTCAGCGGGAGATGGAGAGGATCCGCAAGCGCATGGAGGAGCTCCAGGCGCAGTCCGACGAGGTGCGCCGGGAGTATGCGAGTAGCGCGACGTTCGCACCGGTCCGTCCTGCCGACCCGCCGTTCAAACCGGCCGGCGGCCTGACGTCCACGGGTAGCGGCGGCGCAGAGGGCAGCGGCCACCAACCCGTCGGGGATCCGGCGGCGATGGCCCAGAAGATGGGCGAGTCGATGGGAAGCCCGCCGCCGCAGTCCGGTTCGCAGCAGGGTGGCGGCGCCGCGGGAGGGTCACCCTCGGGCGGTGGCTCGCCCCCGGCCGGCGGCGGCAGCCCGAGCGGGACCGGTGGCGAGACGCCCGACGGAACGCCGAAGCTACCCACCGATCCGGGCCTGCGGCCCGCAGCGGGTGGCAGCGGATCGGGCGGCGGGGCCGGGGGCTCCAGCCCGGCGTCGGCGCCATTGTCGCCCGCAGTGACGCCCGAAACCGTCGCACCAGGACCGCCCGTGCCCGTCGGCGCCGGGCCCGCGTCCGCAACCGGGACCCCGGGCGGCATGGCAGGCGGGATGGGTGGCATGGCGCCCATGCACGGCGCGCAGGGCGCACAACAGGGTAAGGAGAAGCGTCGCGATCCGCTCACGGCACCCGACGAGGACCTGTACGTCGAGGAACGGCCGTGGACCGAGGCCGTCATCGGTAATCGCCGGCGCAGGGACGTGCAGGACGTCAAGCAGAGCGAGCAGGAAGACCAGTGACTGACGAGATGCATCCGGAGGTCGCCGCTGTCCTGCAGCAGGCGCAGCGGTTGCAGTCACTGATGGACGAGCAGTTGTACAAGATGAACCATCAGAGTTTCACCGCGACCGACGACGCCCAGACCGTCGAGGTGACGCTGGACGGGCACCACCACCTGACCGGGACGTTCATCGCCGACGGGCTGCTGCGACTGGGCGCACCGACGGTCGAGAAGCGACTCAACGAGGCCTTGCAGAAGGCCACCGACGCCGCGACGGAGTCGATCGAGCTCGACCGGGACCGCATCGACGCCGCGGTCGCGGATATCACCGCCGACCTACGCGGCGACGAACCTGAGTAGGGTTCGACCGTGCCGTCCCGCGATCACGGAGACCCGGGCGATGCCCCCTCGGTCCCTCCCCCACTCACTGAAGTGGCGGATTCCACTCGCCCGTCCGCTGCGGAGGAAGCCCGCACCATCGCGGGATCGACCAATACCGGCACACTTGCCACGCTGACCGAGCGCGGTGATCCGTGGGCGTCGTACGTGACGTACGGATTGCTCGGCGGCGCGCCGGTGCTGTGCGTCTCCAATCTGGCCGAGCACGGTCGCAATCTGGCAGGCGATCCGCGGGCCAGTATCGCGATCGTCGCACCGAGCACGGAGTCCGATCCACTTGCCAGTGGCCGCGTCACGCTCGCCGGAGTGGTGGAGGTGCCAGTTGGTGACGAACTCACCGCGGCCCGTGATGCCCACCTTTCCGCCGTTGCGGCCGCCAAGTACTACATCGACTATTCCGACTTCACCCTGTGGGTCCTTCGGGTCCACCGGGTGCGCTGGGTGGGTGGCTACGGGCGCATGGAGTCCACCACCGGCGAGGACTACTCCGCGGCCGCGCCGGATCCGGTCCAGCCGCAGGCCGCAGGCGCGATCGCCCACCTGAACGCCGACCACGCCGACTCGCTCGCCGCGATGGCCAAGGCGCTCGGTGGTTACCCGGACACGAAGACGGCGACTTGCACCGGCGCCGATCGCTACGGCCTCGATCTGCGGCTCGATACCGAACGCGGCATCGCCTACACCCGGGTCGGCTACGCCACGCCGATCGACTCCTATGACCAATTGCGTTCGGCGACTGTCGAGCTGGCGCGTCGCGCGCGCAACGGCTGAAATACCATCGCGGTATGGCAGATGCGGGCGATCGCCCAGAAACCTGGCAAGCAGCGTTCGAGCTGATCCGTATCCGCGGCTACGAGCATCGGGAGGAACCGTTCAGGTTGGCCAGCGGCCAGCTCAGCCACGACTACATCGACGGTAAGTACGCCATCGACACCGGGGAGCGGTTGACGACCGTCACTCGTGCCATCGCTGATCTGGCAGCGATGAACGGGATCGAGTTCGACGCGGTCGGCGGGCTGACCATGGGCGCCGATTCGATCGCCATCGGCGTCGCGATGGTCACCGGTAAGGCCTGGTTCTCGGTGCGCAAGGAGCAGAAATCACGCGGTCGCGAGCAATGGATCGAGGGAACCCGACTGCAACCCGGTACCCGAGTGCTGCTCGTCGACGACGTGATCAGCACCGGCGGTTCCACCGAGATCGCATTGGAGCGTGTCGTTGCCGCGGGCGCCGTCGTCACCGGTGTGATCCCGATGGTGGACCGCGGCGACGTCGCGACCAAGCGCTTCGCGAAGCGCAACATCCCGTTCGCCGCGCTGGTGACCTACCGCGACCTTGGCATCGAGCCCGTCAAGGACGTCTGACTACTGCGATTTCGGTGCGCCAACAGTCGCTCCCGGGCGTTGTCAAGCTGCGTGGAGTCGGTTGGGGTCGGTTTCGGCGGGGAGGTTGATGCCGACGACGGGGCTGGGACTGTTGGTGTGTGGACGGTTGCGGAAGCGTTCGGGGTGGGCGTCGTAGTAGGCCTGTAGGGCGTGGTCGCGGCGATCCCATTGCCGCGTCCACGTTCCGCTGTGAACCTCGTCCGGAGTGAACAGCGCGATGCCGCTGTGGCGGTGGTGCTGGTTGTACCAAGGCACGTAGGCGCTCACCCAGGCGCGGGCGGCGTCGAGATCGTCGAAGACGCCCGGGTAGTTCGGTCGGTACTTCATCGTGCGGAACTCCGATTCGGAGTACGGGTTGTCGTTGCTGACGTGGGGCCGGTTGTGGGTCCGGCCGATTCCGAGATCGGCGAGGAGGTCCTTGAGCACGGTGGAGCGCATCGCCGGCCCGGAATCGGCGTGCACCACCAAGGGTGGTCCGTGTTCGGTGAACGCGGTCTCGAACATCTCCACGGCCATGTCGTCGCACTCGCGTTCCTCGACCCGCCAGCCCACGATCTTGCGGGAGTAGATGTCGATGATCGAGTACGCCTTGAACGCCACACCACGCCACGGGCTCCGCAAGTCGGTGATATCCCAACTCCAGATCTGTTGCGGTCCGGTCGCTTTGAGCACCGGCGCCGACCGTGGCGCCTTGTTATTCGAACGGGTCGGCGCGACCGGCCGCGCACTTTGATCCTCGATCGCGGCCGCGATGCGCCACCACGACCGCCGCGACGCCAACACCACACCGGCATCCCACATCTCGGCGAAGGACTGATCCACCGACATCCCCGTCAGCCAGCCGGCGAGGATATGTTCGGCGATCGCCGCACGGTCGGAGACGCCGATACGCGAGGGGTAGGCCCGATCCTTGTGCGGCACCGGGTCGGCCACGCGCGGGCGCGGGTGCGATCGGTAGTGCCAGCTCGAGCGCGACAGATCGATCATCGCCAGCGCTTGCCGTTGCGAACCGGTCGCCGCGGTCAGCTCGGCGACGAGTCCGTTCTCGGCGTCGAGGAATCGTCGAGATTGCGGATCGTCGGGGTGGAGTCGGGCCCTGGCACGTTCAATTCGTGCAAGAGCCCGATAGCTTTTCCCAACGCCTCGTTGGTCGCCTCGAGCTCGCGGACCCGCGCCCGCAACCCAGCCAGTTCGGCCGCCTCGCGTTCCTGCTTTGCCGTCTTCGCCTGAACGAACGCCGCTCGTCTCCCAGGGGGACCTGTCATACCACTACCCTCTCGCGGAATCAGGCCCCGGTCGAGATCACCGGCGAACACCGTGGCTTCCCAGCGCCTCAACTGGCGGACAGAAACCCCCTGAGCAGCACGCCAGGCCTCCTTCTGGCCATAAGGCTGCAAGTGATACTCAACGACGAAATCATGAATCTCCGCAGCCGTGAACCCCGGACTGATCGACACAACCCAACTCCCCACTCTGGTCGTCAACATGACTCACAACCAGCGTGGCAAAGAGCGTCCCGCACGGTTTGCGCACCCAAATCGCCTAAGCCGCGACCACCAGCACGCCGCCCGGCTCCACACCGACGGTGACCCGATCGCCCGGGGCCAAGGCCCTGGCGGCCGAACCGGATATCTGGGCGTTGATCACCGAGCCGTCCGGCATCGCGAGGTAGACCCGTGAGATAGGTCCGAGGAATGCCACCGAGCTGACTGTCGCCGCGCCCGCGGGTTCGGCCGTGACGGTGACGGTCTCCGGGCGGACCATCGCCAGCCCCCGACCCGATGCGATCGATCCGGGCAACGTCGACACCACAGTGCCGAGCAGCTGCGCTTGGCCGCGCGAGACCTGCACGGGCACTTTGTTGTTCAGCCCAACGAACTCCGCGACGAACGGCGTCGCCGGGTTGGCGTAGAGATCTGCGGGCGCCGCCAGTTGTTCGAGCCTGCCCTGGCTCATCACGCCGACCCGGTCGGCGACGGCGAGCGCCTCCTCCTGATCGTGGGTGACGAACAACGTGGTGATGCCGACCTCGAGTTGCACACGGCGGATCTCGTCGCGCAGCTGCGCGCGGACCTTGGCGTCCAGCGCCGAAAGCGGCTCGTCGAGCAGCAACACCCGCGGCTGGATCGCCAGCGCGCGAGCCAGTGCCACCCGCTGCTGCTGCCCACCCGACAACTCGTGCGCGTATTTCTCCTTGTGAGCGCCCAGCCCCACCAAGTCCAGCATTTCGCCGGCCCGAGAAGTCCTCTCGCGCTTGTCTTTACCGCGCATCTTCAGTCCGAACGCGACGTTGTCGATCACGGTCAGATGCGGAAAGAGGCTATACGCCTGAAAAACCATGCCCATATCGCGCTTGTTGGCGGGGATGCGGCTGACGTCGCGCCCGCCGACGGACACGGTGCCCGACGTGGCTTCGTCGAGTCCCGCGAGAATGCGCAGCGCGGTGGTCTTCCCACACCCCGAAGGTCCGAGCAACGCAACGAGTTCGCCCGCTTCGATGTGCAGCGTGAGCCCGTCGAGGGCCCTGACGTCACCATAGATCCGCGTCAGGTCGGTCAAGTCGACGGCCGTGTTCGCGTTCATGCAGTCACTCCTTGGACACGCCTGCGCCCCCGCGTCACCAGCGACAGCGCGAGTAGCAGGACGAAGCCGAACAACAACACCGCCAGCGAGGCGGCCACCGACGTCGGGCCGTCGGCCTTTCCTATCGTCACGATCTGCACCTGCAGCGTCTCGAATCCGGACAGCGACGCGATGGTGTACTCGCCGAGCACGACGGCGATCGAAATGAACGCCGCGGACACGATTCCCGACCAGATGTTGGGCACCACGATCCGCAGGATCGTGCTCGCCCACCCGGCCCCCAGTGAGCGTGCCGCTTCGGTGAGGGTTTGCAGGTCGATCGACGACAGCGCCGCATCCAGTGCTCGGTAGGCAAACGGAAGCACCAGCACCACGTAGACGAACGTCAACGTCAGTGCGGATTCACCGAGAAGGTACGTCACCCACAGGTACACATTGCGCAGACCGACGACGATCACCAGGGCGGGAATCGTCAGCGGCAGCAGACACAGAAATTCCACGACGCCCTTGGCCCAAGGTGCGCGCAGGCGAACCCAGATCATCGTCGGCACCAGCATCACCAGCATCGCGAGCACCGTGAAGACCGCGAGCAGCAACGAGATCACGATCGCCTGGTACAGCGCGTCGTCGGTGACCAGGTTGGTCCACGCCTGCCAGGTGCGGCCATCGCCGACAAGCTTGCGGGTGGAGAAGTCCGCCATCGCATAAAGGGGAAAAAGAAAGAACAGGCCGAAAAGCACCCAGAGTGCCGCTCGCAGTACACGTTTCATCGCAACCACCTCGCCGTGCGACGAACGAGGAGGTTGTAGGCCACCATCACCACCGCGACGACCACGATCATCTCGAGTGCGAGCGCATACGCGAACCCGGATTGACCGAGGACGACCTCGCTGGTCAACGCGGACCGGATGAGCAACGGGACGATCGGGCTGCCCTGGCTCACCAATGCGGCCGCCGTCGCGCACGCGGCGAATGCGTTGGCGAACAACAACAATGCCGACCCAAGAAACGCCGGTGCCAGCAGCGGAACGACGACCTCGCGGAAGTACTGCGACCGCGATGCGCCCAGGCTGACCGCGGCTTCCCGCCACTGCGCGCGCAGGCCTTCGAGCGCGGGAAGGAAGACGATCACCATCAGCGGAATCTGGAAGTACGTATACACCAGGATCAACCCGACCAGGCTGTAGAGCCAGCCCGAGCCGGCCAGGTTCCAGCCGAAGGCCTGCTGCACCCACACCGTCAGCACGCCGTTGATGCCGACCGTCGCCAGGAACGCGAATGCCAGTGCCACACCGCCGAACTGGGCCAGCACGCTGCACAGCGATATCACCGCCCTGC is part of the Mycolicibacterium tusciae JS617 genome and encodes:
- a CDS encoding ABC transporter ATP-binding protein: MNANTAVDLTDLTRIYGDVRALDGLTLHIEAGELVALLGPSGCGKTTALRILAGLDEATSGTVSVGGRDVSRIPANKRDMGMVFQAYSLFPHLTVIDNVAFGLKMRGKDKRERTSRAGEMLDLVGLGAHKEKYAHELSGGQQQRVALARALAIQPRVLLLDEPLSALDAKVRAQLRDEIRRVQLEVGITTLFVTHDQEEALAVADRVGVMSQGRLEQLAAPADLYANPATPFVAEFVGLNNKVPVQVSRGQAQLLGTVVSTLPGSIASGRGLAMVRPETVTVTAEPAGAATVSSVAFLGPISRVYLAMPDGSVINAQISGSAARALAPGDRVTVGVEPGGVLVVAA
- a CDS encoding ABC transporter permease gives rise to the protein MKRVLRAALWVLFGLFFLFPLYAMADFSTRKLVGDGRTWQAWTNLVTDDALYQAIVISLLLAVFTVLAMLVMLVPTMIWVRLRAPWAKGVVEFLCLLPLTIPALVIVVGLRNVYLWVTYLLGESALTLTFVYVVLVLPFAYRALDAALSSIDLQTLTEAARSLGAGWASTILRIVVPNIWSGIVSAAFISIAVVLGEYTIASLSGFETLQVQIVTIGKADGPTSVAASLAVLLFGFVLLLALSLVTRGRRRVQGVTA
- a CDS encoding ABC transporter permease, with the protein product MPGATLRSKRLTEALPLLPFLAVVTVFLVIPTVTVIVNAFLVDGAFSLRRIGALFSSTALTALGSSVLLSASTAIIGAVLGAVLAWLIVSSPPTSMVRRAVISLCSVLAQFGGVALAFAFLATVGINGVLTVWVQQAFGWNLAGSGWLYSLVGLILVYTYFQIPLMVIVFLPALEGLRAQWREAAVSLGASRSQYFREVVVPLLAPAFLGSALLLFANAFAACATAAALVSQGSPIVPLLIRSALTSEVVLGQSGFAYALALEMIVVVAVVMVAYNLLVRRTARWLR